Part of the Candidatus Diapherotrites archaeon genome is shown below.
ATGAAAAATAATTTTTTTACATTGCTTCCAATGCCTTGATTCTTTCCTGTATTGGCGGGTGAGTGCTGAACAGGTTGTCAAGCCAGCCGCCGTGGGCCTTTAACGGATTGGAGATGTACAAGTGCTCTGTTGCCTTGTTCGCTGCCTCTAACGGTTCCTTGTCTGCATTAATCTTCTTTAATGCGTCAGCAAGGCCTTGAGGGTAACGCGTCAGCAAAGCGCCGTCAGCGTCCGCAAGGAACTCCCTCTTCCTGGAGATAGCGAACTTGACTAACTGGGCAATAATTGGAGTTAAAATTGCAAGCACAATTCCAATTATTACTAGAACAAACCAGCCTTTTTCTGCCTCCCTCCTTGAGCCTCTTGAACCCCAGAACATTGACCTTAAAATCAAGTCAGAGACAAGGGCAGCAATTCCCACAAGAACAACAACTATTGTCATGAACCTGACATCATAATTCTTTATGTGGCTCATCTCATGGGCTATAACTCCCTCTAATTCCAGTCTCTTGAGCCTCTGCACTGCGCCCGTGGTAACTACAATAACTGAATGTTCTGGATCCCTTCCAGAAGCAAAGGCATTGATTGCTGTATCATCAATAACATAAATTTTAGGCATTGGAATTCCTGCTGCAATTGCAAGGCCTTCAACGCTGTTGTAAAGGAAAGGAAACTCTTTTGGGTCAGCAGGCCTTGCCTTGCTTATTGCCAGAACAATTGAATCAGAATTATAGTAGGAAATCAAAACAAAAATTATTGAAACAACAATTGCAATTCCTGCTCCTAAAAATATGTCTCCCCACACTGCCCCGAGGACAACGCCAAGAAAAGCAATTAATACAACAAAGAGAACGAAAAGGATTACTGAATTCCTCTTGTTTGAGGAAATCCTGCCGTAAACATTTTCTGCCATAAAAAAACACTTGAACTGCATTAAACCGTAATTCAATTAATAATTAAAAAACAAAAAAAAGAAAAAGGGAGAGGAATTAAAATGAAACCTTGACTGGCTCCCTTGAACCTGCTTCGACCTCAAAGAATTCCTTTTGAGTGAACTGGAACATTCCTGCAACAATG
Proteins encoded:
- a CDS encoding M48 family metallopeptidase → MAENVYGRISSNKRNSVILFVLFVVLIAFLGVVLGAVWGDIFLGAGIAIVVSIIFVLISYYNSDSIVLAISKARPADPKEFPFLYNSVEGLAIAAGIPMPKIYVIDDTAINAFASGRDPEHSVIVVTTGAVQRLKRLELEGVIAHEMSHIKNYDVRFMTIVVVLVGIAALVSDLILRSMFWGSRGSRREAEKGWFVLVIIGIVLAILTPIIAQLVKFAISRKREFLADADGALLTRYPQGLADALKKINADKEPLEAANKATEHLYISNPLKAHGGWLDNLFSTHPPIQERIKALEAM